TCTCCGAGAACGGCGCCGTGGTGACCGGCCTCCAGCAGGGCCGGCTGGACGTGGTGATGTCGACCATCAACGGCCTGCGCTACCAGGCCGCCCAGCCGAACTCGCACACCCGCTTCATCGGCGAGTACCACCGCCTCGACGTGGGCTTCGCGTTCAAGAAGGGTTCGGCGCTCACCCCCGCCTTCCAGGCCGCCGTCAACCAGCTGATCAAGGACGGCAGTTACCAGAAGATCCTGGCCAAGTGGGGCACCGCCGACTCGGCGATCACCGAATCCCTGATCAACCCGCCCGAGCACCCCTGACCTGGGAGCCCCCGATGACTGCGACCGTCCCCGAATCCTCCCTGACCCACCGACAACCCGCCTTGCCCGCCGAACAGTTGACCATCGTCCCGCACCGCCGCCCGTGGCGGCTGGTGGCCGGCCTGGCCGCGCTGGTGCTGGTCGCCCAGTTCGCCCACGGGCTGGCGGTCAACCCCGGCTGGGACTGGCCGACCTTCCGCGCCTTCGTGTTCTCCGACAGCATCCTGCGCGCCGTCGGCGTCACCCTCCAACTCACCGCCTACGGAACGGTGCTGGGCTTCGCGCTCGGTGCGGTGATCGCCGCGCTGCGGCTGTCCGGCAGCCCGATCCTGCGCACCATCGCGTGGACGTACGTGTGGGCGTTCCGCTCGATCCCGCTGATCGTCCAGCTGGTGTTCTGGTTCAACCTCGCCTACCTGTACAAGCGGATCGGGATCGGCATCCCGTTCGGCCCGAGCTTCGTCTCCTTCGGCACCATGGACCTGCTCGGCGCCCTCGGCGCGGCCGTGCTCGGCCTCGCCCTGCACCAGGCCGCTTACGCCGCCGAGATCATCCGCGGCGGAGTGCTCGCGGTGGACGCCGGACAGCTCGAAGCGGCCGCCGCACTCGGCATCCCGCGGCTGCGGCAGGCCTGGCGGATCGTGCTGCCGCAGGCCATGCGAGGCATCCTGCCGAACGCCGCCAACGAGGTGATCTCGCTGTTCAAGGGCACCTCGATCGTCTACGTGATGGCGATCGGCGAGCTCTTCTACCAGGTGCAGGTGATCTACGGCCGGACCGGCCGGGTGGTGCCGCTGCTGCTGGTCGCCACCGTCTGGTACGTGCTGCTGACCACCGCGCTGTCCGCGGTCCAGTTCTGGGTCGAGCGCTACTTCGCCCGCGGCAGCGAGCGCAACCCCCCGCCCACCCCCTGGCAGCGCCTGCGCGCCGCCGTCACCGAACTCCAGGAGAGGCGAGCATGAGCGCCACCGACACCGCCGCGATGGTCGAAGTACGCGGCGTGCACAAGCGGTTCGGACGGCTGGAGGTGCTGCGCGGCATCGACCTCGACGTCCGGGCGGGCACCGTGACGGTGGTGCTCGGCCCGTCCGGCTCCGGGAAGTCCACCCTGCTGCGGGCGGTCAACCACCTGGAGAAGCTCGACCAGGGCTACGTCCGGGTGGACGGCGAGCTGATCGGCTACCGGCGCACCGGCGACAAGCTGCGCGAACTGCCCGAACGCGAGGTGCTCAAACAGCGCACCCGGCTCGGCTTCGTGTTCCAGAACTTCAACCTGTTCCCGCACCTGACGGTGCTGGAGAACGTCACCGAGGCGCCGGTCGGCGCGCTCGGAGTCCCCAAGGAGAAGGCCCGGGCCCGCGCCCTGGATCTGCTGGAGCGGGTGGGCCTGGCCGACAAGGCCGGGGAGTACCCGCGCCGGCTCTCCGGCGGCCAGCAGCAGCGGGTGGCCATCGCCCGGGCGCTCGCCCTGGAACCCAAGGTGCTGCTGTTCGACGAGCCGACCTCCGCGCTCGACCCCGAACTGGTCGGCGAGGTCCTGGACGTGATCAAGGACCTGGCCCGCACCGGCACCACGATGATCGTCGTCACCCACGAGATCGGCTTCGCCCGCGAGGTCGCCGACACCGTGGTGTTCATGGACGGCGGCGTGGTGGTCGAACAGGGCCCGCCCGCCCAGGTGCTGGACGCCCCGCAGCACGAGCGCACCCGCGCCTTCCTCGCCAAGGTCCTCTGAATTCCCCTTTTCGATCAAGGAGTTGCCGTCATGCCCGTCACCCGCCGCGCCCTCGCCCCCGCCGCCGTCGCGCTCGCCGCCACCCTGCTGCTCGCCGCCTGCGGCTCCGGCGGCAACGCCGCCGCGGACCTCGCCGGCGGCAACAAGGCCGGCACGGCGCCGAACGGCGCCACGATCAACCTGACGCCGCAGCAGAACCGCGTCACCACCGCCAAGGTCGACGCGATCGCCGCACTCGTCCCCGAGGAGGTCCGCCGAAGAGGCACCCTCCAGGTCGCGGCGAGCGTCGGCTCCGTCCCACCGCTCGGCTTCTACGCGACCGACGACAAGACCGTCATCGGCACCGAGCCCGACATCGCCTACCTGGTCGGCGACGTGCTCGGCCTGAAGGTCGAGCTCAACCCGGTCTCCTGGGAGAACGTCTTCGTCGGCCTGGACAGCGGCAAGTACGACGTCGGCATCACCAACGTCACCGTCACCGAGGCGCGCAAGGAGAAGTACGACTTCGCCACCTACCGGCTCGACATCCTCGGCTTCGAGGCCAAGAAGGGCGGCAGCTGGAAGGTGACCGGCCCCGCCGACGTCGCCGGGCACGTGATCGGCGTGTCCTCCGGCACCAACCAGGAGAAGCTGCTGCTCGCCTGGAACGACGCCAACGTCAAGGCTGGGCTCAAGCCGGTGGACGTGAAGTACTACCAGAACTCCTCCGACTACTACCTGGCCCTCGGCTCCGGCCGGATCGACGCCTGGCTCGGCCCCAACCCGTCCGGCGCCTTCCACGCGGCGCAGACCGGCGAGACCGAGATCATCGGCACCTACTCGGGCGCCGGCGACACCGTGCTCGGCAAGATCGCCGCCACCACCAAGAAGGACAACGGGCTGGTCAAGGCGCTCAACGAAGCCCTCAACGAGACCATCAAGAACGGTAGTTACGGCCAGGTGCTGAAGCGCTGGGGCCTGGACAACGAGGCGGTGAAGACCTCCGAGATCAACCCGCCCGGCCTGCCCAAGACCAACTGACCCCCGCGGCGCACCGGCCGAAGCGCATCCCTCACCAGCCGTGCGGGATGCGCTCCAGCACGCCGCCCGCGAACACGTCGTACAGCGGCAGCGGCTCCAGGTGCACATAGCCGATGTGGCAGTCGCACTCGCCCAACGGGCAGACCCGGGGCCGCAGTTGTTCCCGGTACGAGCCGTCGTACAGATTGCCCAGCGGCGGCCGGACGAAATGGCAGCGGCGCACCGTGCCGTCCCCGTCCACCGACACCACGCTCTCCCCGGTCCGGCAGGGCAGGCCCGCACTGCGGTGCGGGTGGCGGCTGTAGCCGAACAGCGGGTCCAGCTCCGTCCACCGTGCCGCCTCCGGGTCGGTGTAGCTGTGCCCGTCGGCCGCGTTCACCCACAGGTAGACCGTCGGCGGCAGCGCCGCGCGCAGCCGCCGGGCCGCCGCCAGGTGCTCCGGCTGCCCGACCACGCCGACGCTGAACCGCACGCCCAGCGCGGTCAGTTCGGCGCACTTGGCGAGGAAGCGCTGCTCGGTCACCTGCCCCGGGTGGTAGGTCACCCAGAGCGCGAGCCTCGACAGGTCCGCCTCCGCCAGCCAGCCGGTGCGGCAGCTGGCGTTGGTCTGGATCGCCACCCGCTGCACGTGCGGCAGCCGGCTCAGCTCCACCATCGCCCGCCGGTACCAGGACCGCACCAGGCCCTCGCCCCAGGGTGTGAACAGCACCGACAGCGGCCCGTGCCGGTACGTCGCGGCCCAGCCGGTGAACCGCTCCAGCGCCGCCCGGTCGGTGCGCAGCAGTTCCGGGGTGTCGCGCCGCTTGGCGAACGGGCAGTACGGGCAGTCGTAGTCGCAGGAGGACAGCGGCCCCCGGTAGAGGATCGTCAGCGGGTTCACTTCGGCCGGTACTCCGTCATGTTGGCGCGCACCTCGGCCGAGAACAGCCGCGGCCCCACCGCGTCCGACCAGGCCAGGCCCTCGGCGCTGAGCCGCAGGCGGCCCGGGTCCGTCCCGGTCAGCCAGCCGCGCGCGGCGAACCCGGACAGCTCGGCCGGGAAGTCCTGCCACGGCGTGCTGCCGAAGCGCCGGCGGTAGCCCGCCAGGTCGACGCCCTCGCCCTGCAGCAGGGACTGCACCAGGTGCCGGCGGCGGGCCTCCTCGCCGGTCATCTCCCAGCCCAGCTCGGCGCGGGAGAAGTCCGGGGCGGCCACGTACTCGTCGATGATCCTCCGGACCTCCCGGGCGTCCACCGCGTAGTCGAAGGAGTAGTGCAGCTTCGAGGTGTACGAGCGCGCCCCGCAGCCCAGGCCCACCATGCCGTCGGTCTGGCAGGCGTACTCGCCCGCGCTCGCGGTGGCCGCGCCGGTCCGGCGGAACATCCGCATCGACACCTGCTGGTACCCCTCGGCCAGCAGGTGGTCGCGGCCGGCCCGGTAGAGCGCGAGCCGCTGCGCGTCCCACTCGGGGGAGGACCCCTCGGCGGAGTGCCGGCCGAGGCCGGTCAGCGGCCGGACGTACAGCGGGTACAGGTACAGCTCCTCCGGCTGCCAAGCCAGCGCCGCGTCCAGGGACGTGATCCAGCTGGCGGCCGTCTGGCCCTCGATGCCGTAGATCAGGTCGATGTTCAGCACCGGGAACCCGGCGTCCCTGACCCGGCCGAGCGCCGCCTCCACCGCCGCGCGCTTCTGCGGGCGCACCGCCGCCTTGGCCTCCTCGTCCAGGAAGGACTGCACGCCCAGGCTCAGCCGGGTCGTGCCGCGCTCGGCGAGCACCCGCAGCCGGTCCGCCGTCGCGGTGTCCGGGGAGGCCTCCACGGAGAGCGGGACCGCCCGGAGGTCCACGCCCATCCGCTGCTCGGCGATGTCGCACAGTCGCGCCAGCTCACCCGCCGTCAGGTAGGTGGGCGTCCCGCCGCCGAACGCGGCCAGCGCGAACCCGGCGTCCGCGGCCAGCGCCTCCCGGACCTGCCCGGCCTGCCGCTCCAGCGCGTCCAGGTAGGCGGTGGTCAGGCCCTCGGGGCTGCCGATCCGGGTGAACAGGTTGCAGAACCCGCAGCGCACCTCGCAGAACGGGACGTGCAGGTACAGCGAGAGCGCGTCCTGCTTCTCGCCGCTCCACAGCTCGCTCAGCGGCGGGCGGTCCGGCAGCGGCCGGTACGCCGTCTTGTGCGGGTACGCGTAGACGTAGCTCTGGTACGGGGACTGACCGGTCATCGCAGCTCCTCGGCCGCCGGGAGGGTGAAGTGCGCGTACGGGACGGTCCACACCACCTCGTGGCCGATCCGGTGGCCGGTGTAGCCGTCCTCGCCGTACGCCGTCCCGTGGTCCGAGCAGACGATCGCGAAGCACGGCCGGCGCGCGCTCATCGCCGCGAACAGCCGCCCGATGTGCGCGTCCACGTACTCCAGCGCGGCGGCGTGCGTCTCCCGGGTGTCACCGGCCTCCCGGGTCGCTCCGGGCAGGTGGAACCAGTTCGGCTGGTGCAGGGCGGAGACGTTGACGAACAGGAAGAGTGGCTGCTCGGGCGGCTGTTCGGCCGCGACGCGTTCGGCCACCGCCACCTGGGACTCGAAGGAGGTGGGCGAGGGTACGCCCGTCTCCGGTGTCCAGTGGCTCTCCTGGAAGAGGTTCGGCAGGACGGAGCCCAGCGGGCCCTGCTTGTTGAAGAAGCCGACGCCGCCGATGCAGACCGTCCGGTAGCCGGCCGCCGCCAGGGCGGTCGGGAGGTCGGGCGCGTCGAACACCCAGGTGCGGGACCCGGTGGTCTCCGAACCGGCGAAGCGCGCCGCGAACAGCCGCGGATGCGGCCCGTCCGGGGCGGCCGGGGTCGGCAGGAACCCGGCCAGGATCGCCTGGTGCGCGGCGTACGTGAAGCTGCCGGGGGAGTGGCGCCGCTCCCAGCCGTCGGGCGGGAGCACCCGCGCGAGGTTCGGCAGGCGGCCGGCGGCGAGCAGCTCCGCGGCGACGTCGAAGCGGAGGGTGTCGAGGGTGACCAGCAGGAGATCGTGCGAACCGACGATCTCGTTCATGTCGGGTATCAGATGCTGCATGGGGAGCTTTCGCTTGCGTCGACGCGCCCCGGGCGGGGGACGTCGGAGAGGGCGTTCAGGTAGGCGGGCGAGGCCAGTTGCGCGGCGTAGGTGTCCAGGCCCGGGGTCGGGCCGTCGGCGAGGCCCGGCAGGTTGGGGAGCAGGTCGCCGAAGGCGTTGACCTCGCCGACCAGGGCGCGGCGCCAGTGCGAGACCGGCAGCAGGTCGACGCCCACCATGGGCGAGCGCGGGAAGCAGCGGGCGGCGGCCTCCGCGACCGCCGGCAGCTCGGGCCAGGCGGAGCCGGCCGCGGCCCGGGCCACCGCCAACTCGCCCCGCGCCCCGCCCAGATGGAGGTTGGTCATGG
The DNA window shown above is from Streptomyces sp. TLI_171 and carries:
- a CDS encoding ABC transporter substrate-binding protein, with protein sequence MPVTRRALAPAAVALAATLLLAACGSGGNAAADLAGGNKAGTAPNGATINLTPQQNRVTTAKVDAIAALVPEEVRRRGTLQVAASVGSVPPLGFYATDDKTVIGTEPDIAYLVGDVLGLKVELNPVSWENVFVGLDSGKYDVGITNVTVTEARKEKYDFATYRLDILGFEAKKGGSWKVTGPADVAGHVIGVSSGTNQEKLLLAWNDANVKAGLKPVDVKYYQNSSDYYLALGSGRIDAWLGPNPSGAFHAAQTGETEIIGTYSGAGDTVLGKIAATTKKDNGLVKALNEALNETIKNGSYGQVLKRWGLDNEAVKTSEINPPGLPKTN
- a CDS encoding amino acid ABC transporter permease, whose translation is MTATVPESSLTHRQPALPAEQLTIVPHRRPWRLVAGLAALVLVAQFAHGLAVNPGWDWPTFRAFVFSDSILRAVGVTLQLTAYGTVLGFALGAVIAALRLSGSPILRTIAWTYVWAFRSIPLIVQLVFWFNLAYLYKRIGIGIPFGPSFVSFGTMDLLGALGAAVLGLALHQAAYAAEIIRGGVLAVDAGQLEAAAALGIPRLRQAWRIVLPQAMRGILPNAANEVISLFKGTSIVYVMAIGELFYQVQVIYGRTGRVVPLLLVATVWYVLLTTALSAVQFWVERYFARGSERNPPPTPWQRLRAAVTELQERRA
- a CDS encoding amino acid ABC transporter ATP-binding protein — translated: MSATDTAAMVEVRGVHKRFGRLEVLRGIDLDVRAGTVTVVLGPSGSGKSTLLRAVNHLEKLDQGYVRVDGELIGYRRTGDKLRELPEREVLKQRTRLGFVFQNFNLFPHLTVLENVTEAPVGALGVPKEKARARALDLLERVGLADKAGEYPRRLSGGQQQRVAIARALALEPKVLLFDEPTSALDPELVGEVLDVIKDLARTGTTMIVVTHEIGFAREVADTVVFMDGGVVVEQGPPAQVLDAPQHERTRAFLAKVL
- a CDS encoding STM4011 family radical SAM protein yields the protein MNPLTILYRGPLSSCDYDCPYCPFAKRRDTPELLRTDRAALERFTGWAATYRHGPLSVLFTPWGEGLVRSWYRRAMVELSRLPHVQRVAIQTNASCRTGWLAEADLSRLALWVTYHPGQVTEQRFLAKCAELTALGVRFSVGVVGQPEHLAAARRLRAALPPTVYLWVNAADGHSYTDPEAARWTELDPLFGYSRHPHRSAGLPCRTGESVVSVDGDGTVRRCHFVRPPLGNLYDGSYREQLRPRVCPLGECDCHIGYVHLEPLPLYDVFAGGVLERIPHGW
- a CDS encoding STM4012 family radical SAM protein — encoded protein: MTGQSPYQSYVYAYPHKTAYRPLPDRPPLSELWSGEKQDALSLYLHVPFCEVRCGFCNLFTRIGSPEGLTTAYLDALERQAGQVREALAADAGFALAAFGGGTPTYLTAGELARLCDIAEQRMGVDLRAVPLSVEASPDTATADRLRVLAERGTTRLSLGVQSFLDEEAKAAVRPQKRAAVEAALGRVRDAGFPVLNIDLIYGIEGQTAASWITSLDAALAWQPEELYLYPLYVRPLTGLGRHSAEGSSPEWDAQRLALYRAGRDHLLAEGYQQVSMRMFRRTGAATASAGEYACQTDGMVGLGCGARSYTSKLHYSFDYAVDAREVRRIIDEYVAAPDFSRAELGWEMTGEEARRRHLVQSLLQGEGVDLAGYRRRFGSTPWQDFPAELSGFAARGWLTGTDPGRLRLSAEGLAWSDAVGPRLFSAEVRANMTEYRPK
- a CDS encoding STM4013/SEN3800 family hydrolase yields the protein MNEIVGSHDLLLVTLDTLRFDVAAELLAAGRLPNLARVLPPDGWERRHSPGSFTYAAHQAILAGFLPTPAAPDGPHPRLFAARFAGSETTGSRTWVFDAPDLPTALAAAGYRTVCIGGVGFFNKQGPLGSVLPNLFQESHWTPETGVPSPTSFESQVAVAERVAAEQPPEQPLFLFVNVSALHQPNWFHLPGATREAGDTRETHAAALEYVDAHIGRLFAAMSARRPCFAIVCSDHGTAYGEDGYTGHRIGHEVVWTVPYAHFTLPAAEELR